Genomic window (Chryseobacterium bernardetii):
CATAACAGCTTCTACAAGCCAATTCTATTTGGGGGATGCAGTAGCCATTGATAAAGACTTTTCAAATTCTACAAAAGTACCTATGCCTCATTACGGAAGTTCGTATGCGGTTCAGGCCACACAACTGATCTTCAAAGGAGGACTGGTGAATAAATCCATTGAAATGGCGGGGCTTCGTGAACAGCTTTCTGAACTGGATCTGGAGAAAAATAAGCAGGATGTGAAATTTTTAGTGATTTCCAATTATCTGGATGTGTATAAGATCATTAACCAGGAAGAAGTTTTTCAGAATAATAAAAAGCTAGCCCAGGAACGTCTTAAAAATATCCAGAAGTTCTATCAGCAGGGAATGGTGACCCGAAACGAAGTAATTCGCGGTGAGCTTGCTCTTAAAAATCTGGATCAGGGAATTTTAACGCTATCAAACAATAGAAAGATCCTTACTTACAATTTAAATATTGCTTTAGGTTTGCCTTCTGACACAGAAATAATTCCCACTGAAAGTCTGGAAAATAAAGCATCCGGAATCGGGATGGATTATTATATGGATCTTGCGCACAACAGCAATCCCGCATTGAAATCGGCACAAAAAAATATTGCGGTAGCGGATAAGAATATTGAAATTATTAAAACCGATAACCTGCCTACGGTAGCAGGATTTGGCGGATATACCTTACAAAGACCAATTACTACGAGAAACCCTGTTTTGGATATGTATTCAGGAGGTTGGCAGACAGGTGTTTCTCTTAGTTACAATATCGATACCCTGTATAAAACAAAGGAAAAAGTAAAATTAGGAGAGCTGCAGAAAAATCAGGCGAATGATGCGATGACCTTGGTACAGCAGAATGTAGATATGGGAGTGAATGCGGCCTATACCAAATACCAGGAAGCGATTCAGCAGGCAGATATTTTAAACGATTCCAAGAGGCTGGCAGAGGAAAACTATAAAATTACCGAAGCTAAATATCTGAATCAATTGGCTGTGCAGGCAGAAATGATTGATGCACAGAACCAGAAACTGCAGTCAGAACTGGATTATGCCAATGCAGAGATCAATGTTTTGTATCAATATTATAACCTTTTGAAAGCTACGGGAACACTTTAATTTTTTAAAACTGAAATCAACACAATGGAAAACAAGGAACAAACAACTCAAAATACTACGCCTGCTCCCGCAAGACCAGCGGCAGACAGCAAAAAAAAGCAGAACAAGAAAAATAAAATCAGAGCAATCATTTCCAATATCATTGTTTTTCTGGTGATCGGATTCGGGCTATTTTGGCTGATCCGTGAATATTTTCATATCGGAAACAAAACCTATACGGAAGCGGCTCAGGTAGAAGAATTCATTAATCCTATTAATACAAGGGTTTCTGCTTATATCAAAGAAATAAAATTTATTGAGCACCAAAAGGTTAAAAAAGGAGATACGCTGGTTATTCTGGATGAACGTGAAATCCTTACCCAATTAGGACAGGCTGAAGCAGCTTACCAGAATGCAATGGCTCAGAAAACGGCAACCAGTTCTTCGGTAAATACCGTTTCCAACAATATTAATGTAATGAAATCTAATATTGCCGGAGCAAAAGCAAGACTTTGGAATGCAGAACAGAACCTTAACCGATATAAAAATCTTTTAGCTGCAGAAGCGGTAACAAGACAACAGTACGATCAGGTAAAAACAGAATATGATGCCCAAAAGGCTGCCTATGAAACATTGGTGAATCAAAAACAATCGGCAAACCTTTCCACTACAGAAGTCAAAAGCAGATTAGGAATCAATGATGCAGAGATCAAAAGAACAAAATCTGCATTGGATATGGCAAGAATCAACCTTTCTTACACGGTTATTACAGCGCCTTATGACGGAGTGATGGGAAGAAGAACAATTTCCGAAGGCCAACTGATTCAGCCGGGTCAGCAAGTGGCAACCATCGTATTAAATGGTCAGAAATGGGTAACTGCTAACTTCCTTGAAAGCCAGATGCCTAATATTAAAGTAGGAGAGAAAATGATGATGACAGCAGATGCTTTGGGTGGAAAACAGTTTGAAGGAGTGGTTACTGCTGTTTCTGCAGCTACCGGATCAAGATATTCAAGTGTACCGACAGATAACTCTAGCGGTAACTTCATTAAAGTACAGCAGAGAATTCCTGTGAGAATTGAGTTCACAGCTTCTAATAAAAAAGAAGATCTTGAGAAGCTGAGCGCAGGGATGAATATGAACGTGAATATTAATAAAGACTAGAAGATGGAAGATATCAGATTCCAGACATATGCAGTGTGAAAGGCTATGGTTGAATGTCTGAAAAGTCTGTCATCTGATATCTGAAATCTATCATCTACAATATGTACAATAAAGGATTATATAGCGACTGGGTGCCAAAACCCATACAGCTTCTGCTGATTGTCTTGCTGCTTGCTGTAGTAATGCCGATTGGCGGGGTGTATACCGGGAACATCAGTTATCTTGTGAGCGGTACCGGAGCTATGACAGAATATTTTATGTGGGCGAATTATGCAACCACAATAGGAATGGGAGCCTGTATGCCTGTTGTTCTCAGAATCAAAATGAGGTTTAAGGTAAGAGATAAAATGGTGCTGCTATTGGTTCTTTTAGGACTGCTTAGCTATATCAATGGCACTACTTTACAACCCATGATCTTTGTATTTTCGGCTTTACTGATCGGGTTTATGAAGATGATGGTTACCATAGAGCTTTTCCTGCCATTGATGGTTATGATAGGAAACAGAGGAATGTTTTATGGCGTGTTCTATACATTTGTTCTGGTAATGAACCAGGTGGCCGTTTATTATTCAGCAGAATTTGCACTTCTTTACAACTGGCAGCAGTTCTACATTTTTACTGCGGTGCTATGTTTTATTTTAGCGTTGATACACTGGATCTTTATGCATGATAAATACTTTGCATTGAAAGTTCCGTTGCATTATATTGACTGGCTGAGCATCCTGCTTTTCATTTCAACATTTATGTTTTCTGCTTATGTATATGCATTCGGAAGACAACAGGACTGGCTGAATTCGCCGAATATTATCAATGCAAGTATTGCTGCATTTGTGAGTTTTGCACTGCTTTCCATTCGTCAGTTAACGCTGAAGAGACCGTATCTTTCATTCAGGATTTTTACCAAAAGTAATGTACAGCATGGTTTATTTATGCTGTTCTGGCTGGGAATGTTCCTGGGAACAGCTTCCATTCAGAATACTTTTGCCGTCGGAGTCCTGGGATATGATCCATTAACGAATGCCAAGTTGAGTATGATGATGATTCCGGGAATCATTGTAGCCGGGATAATTGCTATATTCTGGTTTAAAAAAGAAAAACCATTGAAAATGTATATTTTTTCCGGGTTTGCAGCAATGATAGGTTATGCAATTATTATGTATTTCTCTATGGTGCTTGAGTTCAGCTATGACAGCTGGTATCTTCCCATGTTTTTAAAGGGGTATGGAATGTGTTCATTGTTTATTTCTGTATGGTTCTATACTCTGGATAAGCTTGAAATGGACGAAATGCTTGCGGCCATCGGATTGGTATTGGTTTGGAGGACATTTTTGGCAGTAGGTATATTTTCAACCTTATATTCATGGTTACAGTACCGTTTTCAGGTTACAGCAATAGGTGATCTTGCTGTTTATATGGATGGAATGACCGTTACTCCGCAGAATGTAATGGCGAATATGAAAAGTATTCAGTTAAATGCTATTCTGATAGCCACTAAAAAGATATTTGGATTTATTATTCTGATTGGTTTCGGAATTTTACTTTATGTGATTACCCATCATTTTGGAGCGAAAAGATTCCAGTATTTCAGGTTCATCAGAGTTCTTGGAGGTAAATCTGTTATTGCAAGAAGAAGACTTCGTGAACGTAAAAAATTATTAGAAGAAATAAAAGACGCGGCAGGGCCTGCGATGTAAAAGATACCTTGTTTTTCACAGTAAGATCCTGGTCCTTCATTGGGCTGGGATCTTGCATTTTTAGCGGGAAAGCGGGAGGCTGCAAGATGAGAGTGATCAAAGACGGGTAACGGCTCAGCGTAAGTAAATTATTGCAAAGAAGTTACGATTACTTCAGCTATACTGATGACATCGATGACTTCCAGCCTCCAGTTTCTATCTTCCAGCCTTTTTTCAAAAAAATGAAAAATTTCATGCTTTCTTATTTTTATTGTTTCTAAATAAAAATTATATTTGCGGGATTATAAAACTTTGATTTGAAGGAATGAAAAAGCATTATGCATTCATAGGTCTTTTAGCATCGGGATTACTATTTTCCCAGACCCTTAAAGACTCTGTAGCCTCTAAAGGCATAGAAGATGTTGTGATTGTAGCATCCAGAAAACCTACCAAAATTTCCGAAATTCCAGGTACTGTTTGGGTTGTTCAGAAAGAAAAGATTCAGGAACAGGCCAAAAGTGGTGTTCCAATTAAGGAAATGTTATCCATTTTAATCCCAAGTATGGATATCGGTCCGCAGGGAAGAACCAATTACGGGCAGAACATGAGAGGGCGTTCCGCTTTGGTGATGATTGATGGAGTTTCTTTGAACAGTATCCGTGCAATCAGCCGTCAGCTGGATGCTATTGACCCATTTAATATTGAAAGGATAGAGGTGCTTTCCGGAGCAAGTTCTATCTATGGAGGAAATGCGACAGGGGGTATTATCAATATTATTACAAAAACACCATTTAAAAAAGGAATAGGCGGAGAAACAGAATTAGGAGTGCGTACAGGATTTATGGGTAAAGATGATCATGATTTCCGTGCAGCCCAATCCATTTCAGGAAAAGGAGATAAGTTCTTCGGAAGATTAGGGGTAGCTTACCAGCAGAATGGAGGAGTGTATGGAGCAGATCAGAAACAGCTGTTTACCGATATTACCCAGACCGATCTTCAGTACAACCAATCTATTGACATCCTGGCAACAGGAGGGTATCAATTCAACAGCAAGCATAAAATAACGGCTTCCCTTCAATATTATAATTCCAGATTCAATGGTGACAGAAGCCTGTATTTGGGTGAAAACCTTAGTGCTTTTACAAAGAAAGATGGAAGTCTTCTGGAAATGAGAGATGGTTTTTCCTCTGATAAAAATGTAGGAACAGAACGTTATATGGCAACTGTGGCTTATAACGGAAACGGAATTCTGGGAGGTCAGGATCTGTATATCCAGCTTGCTACAAGAGGAGAGAAATTAGGGTTTTATCCTTTCCCGGGTAATGTAGCTTTAAAGACTTCAAAGATTGCTTATATGTCTTCTTCGCAGCAGGATACCTATTATTCAGGAATAAAAGCATTATTATCTAAATCATGGAAGGGATTCAATGTTACCTATGGAGCAGACATAGATTTTGAAAAATTTGAAGGAACGCAATCTATATATGATATAACAAAAACAATGTCGAGTGGGGGACTGATTAATGAAACCCAATACAGACTTGGAAGATATCCTACCAATCACTCACAAAGCTATGCAGGGTATGTTCAGGCAAAATACAATATCATTCCAAAATTACAGCTAAATGCAGGAGTACGTTACCAGCACATCAATGTAAAGATGGATGATTTTGTAGGCTCTGAGCAGCAAACGCAAATTGCTATGGGATACGGAACCTCTGCTTCTGCCATTCCCGGAGGAGAAAGCTCTTATAACGTAACATTAGCGAATGCCGGATTGCTATATAAAATTAACGAGCAGCATCAGGTTTGGGGAACATTCTCTCAGGGCGCAAGTCTGGCAGACCCGGCTAAATTCTACGGAATAGGAAAATATGCTCTGAATGGAAACGGAAATTGGGATGTAATTTCAAGTATCAATGTAAAAGACCAGCCTTTACAAGCTATCAAAACCAACCAGTTTGAAGTAGGATACCGTATCAATAAAGACGGATTGCGAGCACAGATGGCCGGATTCTTAAGCAATTCTGACAAAACTGTAACGGTGGACAAAAAAACATTCCAGATCCTTGTCAATGATTTGAAATTAAGAAATATGGGGATTGAAGCTGAGGTTTCTTATTCCATGAATAATGGAGTGTATTTTGGAGCCAGCGGATTACTGATCAGATCCGAAGTAGACAACAAAGGAGAATGGCAGAAACAGGAAATTTATAATGCTTCACCATCAAAACTGGTAACCTATATTGGATATAATGTGAAAAACTGGTCGTTCAGATTTCAGTCATTACAGAATTTCAAGCAGGAGGATGAACTTAAGAATGTAGTGGAGGGCTACAATACCTCGGACCTTATGATGGGTTACCGATTCCGGTTTGGAAAATTGAATCTTGGAATTCAGAATCTGTTCAATACAGATTATCAGACCATCTGGAGCAAACGTTCCCAGGTTTTATATTCAAGCTATGGAATTCCGGACCTGTTTAACTATAAAGGAAGAGGCAGAACATTTAATCTGTCGTATACTTTCGAATTTTAAAAATAAGATTAGGGTACTCATGCCTTAGTCTGGATCAAATACTTTCTACAAATCCGGTTTCTGATACTGATCGGAAGCCGGATTTTAACTTAAAAATTAATTCAGTTATGGCTCAAATTTCAACAGGGCAGTTTATTGCCGAAGTCACCAGAAAAGAATACATCACAGATCACTTTATCAGAGTATATCTGTATTCTCCTGAAGTTTATTTATTCAAAAATACCACAATCGGAGACAATAATAAAATTGCAGTTCCACCTGCCGGATTAAATGAAGTTTATTTTCCGATGCTGGATGAAAACCATGAATGGGTATATCCGTCAAAAGAAGTCGCTCCTTCTATCCGAACTTATACACACAGGGGAATTGATCTGGAAAAGAATGAAGTGTTTATTGATTTTGCAGATCATGGAGATGGTGGCCCAGCTTCAAAATGGGCAAGGGAAGCAGAAGCCGGGGCAAAACTTGGTATCATGATGCGCCTGGATGGAAAAAAGCTGTATCCTGAAGCAGAATGGTATTTACTGGCTGGAGATACTACGGCAATTCCTGTTCTGAGCGCTATTCTGGAAACCCTTCCTGAAACAGCAAAAGGAATCTGTATTATTGAAGTTCACGGCAAAGAAGATGAACAGGTATTGGAAACTAAAGCAGATATTGAGTTTAAATGGCTTCATAATCCGCAACCTCAGATCAGTAGTGAAATTGCTGATGCAGTAAAGAACATTGAGATTCCTGAAACCTCAAAATTCGGATATGTAGCTTGTGAATTTTCCAGTGTTAAAGAAATACGCACTTATCTGCGAAAAGAAAAAAACTGGACATCAAAAGAACTCTATGCATTTTCTTACTGGAAAGCAGGGAAAGCAGAGAATGAATCGCAGGCAGACAGACATGAAGAAAAAGAATCAATAGCATAACCTGGGCCCTGGTAAGAAAATTTCTCAATATTTTTAACGCTGAGGTCGCAAAGTTTTTTATTAAACTTGAAAATATTTTCGTTCGCAAAGGCATTTCATGTAGCTAAAACATACACTGTTTCATTGCTGAGTGAAAACGCCTTTGCGATCTTATAAAAAGCATGAACATCCTAAAAACCTTGCGATCTATTGCGTTATAATATTGCATATGATGAAGATCCCAGTAAAGTTAAAGTAATACAAACCTCGTAACCCGTAACCCGAATCCAACAACTCAAAACTCGCCATTCCAACTTTGAACTTTACCGCTTGAAGCCGTATCTTTGCAGCATGAAAGATTTAATGGGCCAAGCCATCTGGGATTATTATCATGATGAAAATCCTGAAGACCTGCAGACGGAAACTTCAATCTCTGAATTGGATGAACTTCCTGTAGACTATCTGTTCAGGGATTTTGAAGATATGAATGACATTGAGCAAAAGGCATTGCAGTTATCCAAAGGGAAAGTTTTGGATATTGGTGCCGGAGCCGGTTCACATGCAGTGTATCTTCAGAATGATGCGAATCTTGATGTTACAGCTTTGGATATTTCTCCAAAATCCATCGAAGTTTGCCGGTTAAGAGGAATTAAAAAAGCAATGTGTAGGAATATCCTTGATTTTTCTGGTGAAACGTTTGACACTGTTTTATTATTAATGAATGGTACCGGAATTTTTGAAGGATTATCCAGAATTGATATGTATCTTCAAAAACTGGCAACATTACTTAACGAAGGCGGGCAGATTCTGATTGACAGCACAGATATTCTTTATATGTTTGACCGCGATAAAGATGGCGGAGTATATATTCCTGCCGGTGGATATTATGGAGAACTGGAATATATTGTTCATTATAAAGGGCAATCTGAAAATCCTATCACGTGGCTTTATCTGGACTTTAATACTTTGAAAAATGCCGCTGAAAATAACGGATTTAAAATAGAGAAAGTATTGCAGGATGAAGATTCTTATCTGGCAAAGCTTACCTTGAACTAATTTAGATAATTTGCTGTTTTAATTATATCGGCATAATAGAACTTCAAGGCAGAAAGAAAAGCGGTCTGAACGTCTTCTGCCTTGGCTACTTTGTTATCGATCTCCAAGTCTCTGGTAGCACAGGCATCACCAATAATTTCAATTGGGAATCCAAAATCTTTTGCTGCTCTGGACGTTGCATCTACGCACATGTGAGTCATCATTCCGGCAATAACCAGCTGTTCAATATGGTTGGCTTTTAAATATTCCAGTAAGCCCGTTTCCTGAAAGCTGTTAGGGTAATGCTTAATGATCACTTTTTCATTAGCTTCAGGTTTTACCAGATCATGGATTTCTACACCATAAGTATCCGGAATAAAGAAAGTAGCTTCCGGTTGTGCTGCAATATGCTGGATGTGTACTACAAGATCATTGTTCTTTCTGAATTTATTAAGGATAGTTCTTGCATTTTGCCCGGCTTGGATACTGTTTACCAACTCCATATTCCCGTTTGGAAAATAATCATTCTGAATGTCAATTAATATTAATGCTTTTTTCATTTTGTAAAACTTATTTTTGTATTATTAAAGGTTCAAAGGTAGAGATATTGATGAGGGAAATCAAGTATGTACCGAAATGTAACTTACAGACCTATAGGTAAGTATTGTTGAAAAACAGCAAGATAAAAATGAAAGAAAATAAAAATTTAACACTTTGTTCCATAGATTATGCCTTTAAGAGATTAGGCGGTAAATTTAAAGGAAGAATTATCTGGGCACTTTACCATCATGGAGTATTACGGTATGGTGAACTGAAAAAATCCATGAATGATATTAATACCAAAACTCTGACTTTGTCTCTCAAAGAAATGGAGGATGATAACCTTATTGAAAGAACCGTGTATCCAGAAGTTCCACCTAAAGTAGAATATAAGCTAACAGATGGAGGGAAGAGAATGGCTCCGTTTATTTTATATATGAAAGAATGGGGTGAAGAACAGATTGAAAAGAATAACCCATAAAAAAAGACTGCAAAACTGCAGTCTCTCTTTTTTATCTTTATTTCAATTATCCGATCTCAATACCGTTTTCAACATTGCTGTCATCCGGTGTTACAAAAGATAATTTGCCATCAGGTTTAGTCGTTAATAATAGCATTCCCTGAGATTCAATTCCTCTGATCTTTCTTGGAGCAAGGTTTAATAAGATCATTACCTGCTTACCAACTACTTCTTCAGGTGTGAAGCTTTCTGCAATTCCTGAAACCACAGTTCTTACGTCTACTCCAGTATCTACAGTAAGTTTAAGTAATTTATCTGCTTTTTCTACTTTTTCAGCTTCTAAAATGGTTGCTGTTCTAAGATCTATTTTAGTAAAATCATCAAAAGTGATTTCTTCTTTCATTGGGTTGGCGTTAGGGTTTGTTTTCTTATTGTTTTGTTTGGTATCTTCAAGCTTTTGGATTTGAGCTTCAATTACGCTGTCTTCAATTTTTGAGAATAGAAGAGATGCTTCATTGATTTTGTGACCGGTTTCAATTAAAACAGATTGCGTTTCAACATCATTCCAGCCTTTCTTTTCAACATTGAACATGTTCAGTAGCTTCTCAGAGCTGAAAGGCATGAATGGCTCACACAGTTGAGCTAAAGCAACAGCAATCTGAGCTCCTACAAATAAAGACTGAGCTGCTTTCTCAGGATTATCCTTAATAGTTTTCCAAGGCTCCTCAGTCTGAAGATACTGGTTTCCGAATCTTGCAAGGTTCATTAATGCAGATAAAGCATTTCTGAATTCATACTTATCAAGGAATTCTGAAATTTCATTTGCTGCTTTATTGATCTCTTTTAATTCCGGACTGTTAACATCTCCCTGAGGTACAACTCCGTCATAATATTTATGAATAAGTACCGCAACTCTGTTGATGAAGTTTCCGAAGATTCCAACCAATTCAGAATTGTTCTTCGTCTGGAAATCCTTCCATGTAAAGTTATTATCTTTAGTTTCAGGAGCTGATGAAAGAAGAGCATATCTTAATACATCCTGTTGTCCCGGGAAGTCTTCTACATATTCGTGTGCCCAAACAGCCCAGTTTCTTGAAGTTGAGATTTTATCATTCTCAAGATTCAGGAATTCAAAAGCAGGTACATTTTCAGGCATAATATAATCACCATGTGCTTTCATCATTGATGGGAAGATGATGCAGTGGAACACAATATTATCCTTTCCGATAAAGTGTACTAAATCACTGTTTTCGCTTTGCCAGTAATCTTTCCAGTCTTTTCCGTTTTTCTCAGCCCATTCCTTGGTGAAAGAAATATATCCGATCGGGGCATCAAACCAAACATAAAGAACTTTTCCTTCTGCATTCGGAAGCGGAACCGGAACACCCCAGTTTAGGTCTCTGGTCATTGCTCGTGGCTTTAGCCCATCATTTAACCATGATTTAACCTGGCCGTATACGTTAGGTTTCCAGTCATCTTTATGGCCTTCAATGATCCATTCGTTTAAGAAATCCTCGTATTCATTAAGTGGCAGATACCAGTTCTTTGTTTCTTTAAGAATAGGAATATTTCCGCTAAGCATAGATTTCGGATTAATCAGTTCAGATGGAGAAAGGGTTGAACCACATTTTTCACACTGGTCACCATAAGCATTCTCGTTGCCGCAGTTTGGACAAGTTCCTACAATATAACGGTCTGCAAGGAATTCTCCTGCCTGCTCATCAAAATACTGCTCAGAAACCTCTTCCGTAAATTTCCCTTTTTCATAAAGAACCTTGAAGAAATCCTGGCTGGTCTCATAATGCTTTGGAGAAGTTGTTCTGGAATATTCATCAAATGAAATTCCCAGATCAGCAAAAGATTTCTTAATAATCCCGTGATATTTGTCAACGATATCCTGAGGAGTAACTCCCTCTTTTTTAGCTCTTATGGTAATAGGAATACCGTGCTCATCCGAACCACAGATAAATGCTACATCTTTTCCTGATCTTCTTTGAAATCTTGCGTAAACATCCGCAGGAATATAAACACCTGCCAAATGTCCTATATGAACCGGGCCGTTTGCATAAGGCAAAGCTGCCGTAATCATCTTTCTGTTTGACATTTATAGTAAAGTTTTGACTGCAAAGATAAGAATTATCTCTTGAATACCGCTTTTTGTGGAGTTATTATGATGAAGCTTACCATTTTTCAGCAATGAATATGAATTTAAGTTAAACGAATGTTTAACTTTTTGTTAATGTAAGACAAATAGTATGCATAGCATACTATCGTGTAAAATATTGAGGTGTATAATTTTAACTAAAAACGGTTTCGTAATATACATAATTTTATTATAATTTATATTAAAATTATGATAATTCTAATTTTTTTTTAAATTGCAAGCATGGCTCCAAGCCAGATTTAGACTGAAAAAACGAAACTATAAAAATAAAATTGTGAAGAATTTTACAACAGTATTAAAAATAGCGCCTGCTTTTTTACTGGCAAGTACAGTAATGCATGCGCAGATCAAAGACTCTGCCACTAAAGAGAAAAAAATCGAGGAGGTAGTCTTGATTGGGTATGGTAAGCAGAAGAAATCTGACCTTACAGGTTCTATAACTTCTGTCACAGCCAAAGACTTTAATGGCGGGGCAACTTCTGCCGGACAGCTAATCCAGGGTAAAACACCAGGGGTACAGGTTACGAATAACAGTGGAGCTCCTGGTTCAGGAACAAAAATCAGAATCAGAGGAACATCATCTTTAAGTGGTGAGAATTCTCCACTCGTTGTAATTGATGGGGTACCACAAGATTTTGTGGGAGTAAATGGAGTTTCAGATCCATTAGCTTTAATTAACCCTAATGATATTGAAACATTTGATATTTTAAAAGATGCTTCAGCTACAGCAATTTATGGTAACAGGGCTTCTAATGGGGTTATCTTGATTA
Coding sequences:
- the metG gene encoding methionine--tRNA ligase; this encodes MSNRKMITAALPYANGPVHIGHLAGVYIPADVYARFQRRSGKDVAFICGSDEHGIPITIRAKKEGVTPQDIVDKYHGIIKKSFADLGISFDEYSRTTSPKHYETSQDFFKVLYEKGKFTEEVSEQYFDEQAGEFLADRYIVGTCPNCGNENAYGDQCEKCGSTLSPSELINPKSMLSGNIPILKETKNWYLPLNEYEDFLNEWIIEGHKDDWKPNVYGQVKSWLNDGLKPRAMTRDLNWGVPVPLPNAEGKVLYVWFDAPIGYISFTKEWAEKNGKDWKDYWQSENSDLVHFIGKDNIVFHCIIFPSMMKAHGDYIMPENVPAFEFLNLENDKISTSRNWAVWAHEYVEDFPGQQDVLRYALLSSAPETKDNNFTWKDFQTKNNSELVGIFGNFINRVAVLIHKYYDGVVPQGDVNSPELKEINKAANEISEFLDKYEFRNALSALMNLARFGNQYLQTEEPWKTIKDNPEKAAQSLFVGAQIAVALAQLCEPFMPFSSEKLLNMFNVEKKGWNDVETQSVLIETGHKINEASLLFSKIEDSVIEAQIQKLEDTKQNNKKTNPNANPMKEEITFDDFTKIDLRTATILEAEKVEKADKLLKLTVDTGVDVRTVVSGIAESFTPEEVVGKQVMILLNLAPRKIRGIESQGMLLLTTKPDGKLSFVTPDDSNVENGIEIG